In the genome of Equus asinus isolate D_3611 breed Donkey chromosome 9, EquAss-T2T_v2, whole genome shotgun sequence, one region contains:
- the SH3TC2 gene encoding SH3 domain and tetratricopeptide repeat-containing protein 2 isoform X5 — protein MEEIWKFSTYLHLGYVSACLEHLLFDHKYWLNSRLVEDTEIQVSVDDKHLESIYLGLLIQEGHFFCRAMCSVAQPAEKEGEYLTLYKNELISVKIAEGGSEWEGVSLATGQRGLVPVSALEPLPLPFHQWFLKNYPGSCGLSRKRDWTGSYQIGRGKCKAWKEYEREENDELDLRQGESIEIIGFVIPGLQWFIGKSTRSGEVGFVPTRNIDPDSFSPVSKNSAFFSDEERWSLWVLGSDRKAECANFLRTLAHTDITSVYRLSGFESIQNLPNDLSASQPEGFKEARPGGAWEEHQAVGSRQSSSSEDSSLEEELLSAASDNYHLLETDDLDDPELLMDLNTGQEEEEAENFAPILAFLDHKGYADHFKSLYDFSFSFLTSSFYSFSEEDELVAYLEVSRKWAKRNHMTWAHARLCFLLGRLSVRKVKLSQARVYFEEAIHILNGAFEDLSLVAALYINLAAIYLRQRLRHKGSALLEKAAALLACLPDRESSAKNELEVVAYVLRRGIAVGSCSLEARACFLAIRLLLSLSQHEEVLPFAERLQLLSGHPPASDAVATILTFLYDKKYLPHLAVASVRQCGAQNAQGMSLPIWQVHLVLQNSTKLLGIPSSSWGEVSTLACPTLRQALAACEEQADRSTQRALCLILSKVYLQHRSPDGAIHYLSQALVLGQLLSEQEAFESSLCLAWAYLLASQAKKALDILEPLLYSMQETESVTQKGVVHNLLGLALQGEGRVNRAAKSYFRALNRARETGDVRNQAVTLANLGHLTLKSRAQWPARDYLLQAVRLYSELQASMETDMELVQVLLWLAQVLVYGHQLTSGRLCYETALLFGLSHRHLKSQLQVTKSLCHFYSSVSPNPEACITYHEHWLTLAQQLRDREMEGRLLESLGQLYRNLNTARSLRRSLTCIKESLRIFIDLEERDKAAEAWLGAGRLHYLMQEDELVELYLQAAIQKALKSEEPSLALKLYEEAGDVFFNGTRHRHRAVEYYRAGAVPLARRMKAVRSELRIFNKLTELQISLEGYEKALEFATLAARLSTVTGDQRQELVAFHRLATVYYSLHMYEMAEDCYLKTLSLCPPWLQSPKEALYYAKVYYRLGRLTFYQLKDAHDATDYFWLALAAAVLLGDEKLQDTIRSRLDNICQSPLWHSSPSGRSSERARWLSGGGLAL, from the exons ATGGAGGAAATCTGGAAGTTCTCCACCTACCTGCACTTAG GCTATGTATCTGCATGTCTGGAGCATCTTCTCTTTGACCACAAGTACTGGCTCAACAGCAGATTGGTGGAGGATACAGAGATCCAAGTGTCAGTAGATGATAAACACCTGGAATCAATATACCTGGGACTCCTGATACAGGAAG GCCACTTCTTCTGCAGAGCCATGTGCTCCGTGGCTCAGCCAGCTGAGAAGGAAGGGGAGTATTTGACACTTTACAAGAACGAGTTAATCTCAGTGAAGATAGCTGAAGGAGGATCCGAGTGGGAAGGCGTGTCCTTGGCGACCGGTCAGCGGGGCCTGGTGCCCGTGTCAGCCCTGGAACCCCTGCCACTCCCTTTCCACCA ATGGTTCCTAAAGAATTATCCAGGAAGCTGCGGcctttccaggaagagggattggACAGGCTCCTACCAGATCG GCAGAGGGAAGTGTAAGGCCTGGAAGGAATATGAGAGGGAAGAAAACGATGAGCTGGATCTCCGCCAGGGAGAGAGCATCGAGATCATCGGCTTTGTCATCCCCGGGCTCCAGTGGTTCATTGGGAAGTCAACACGCTCAGGAGAAGTGGGCTTTGTCCCCACCAGGAACATAGATCCTGATTCTTTTTCCCCAGT GAGCAAGAACTCTGCCTTTTTCAGTGACGAGGAAAGATGGTCTCTGTGGGTCCTGGGAAGTGACAGGAAAGCTGAGTGTGCCAACTTCCTCCGCACGCTTGCTCATACTGACATCACGTCTGTCTACCGGCTTA GTGGGTTTGAATCCATCCAGAATCTTCCAAATGATCTGAGCG CATCCCAGCCCGAAGGCTTCAAGGAGGCCCGGCCTGGTGGAGCCTGGGAGGAGCACCAGGCTGTGGGCTCCAGACAATCCAGCAGCTCTGAGGACTccagcctggaggaggagctcCTTTCAGCCGCCTCAGACAACTATCACCTGCTGGAGACTGATGACCTTGATGACCCGGAACTTCTCATGGACCTAAACACTGgtcaagaggaggaggaggctgagaacTTTGCCCCCATCTTGGCTTTTCTGGATCACAAGGGTTATGCTGACCATTTTAAGAGCCTCTAcgatttctccttctctttcctcacatCTTCTTTCTACAGCTTCTCTGAGGAGGATGAGCTTGTGGCCTACCTGGAGGTCTCGAGGAAGTGGGCCAAGAGGAACCACATGACCTGGGCCCACGCCCGTCTCTGCTTCCTCTTGGGCCGGCTGAGCGTCAGGAAGGTCAAACTCTCTCAGGCCAGGGTGTACTTTGAGGAGGCCATCCACATTCTCAATGGGGCATTTGAGGACCTATCCTTGGTGGCTGCTCTGTACATCAATTTGGCTGCCATCTACCTGAGGCAGAGGCTGAGGCATAAAGGCTCGGCCCTGCTGGAAAAGGCAGCTGCCCTCTTGGCTTGCCTTCCTGACCGTGAGTCTAGTGCCAAGAACGAGCTTGAGGTGGTGGCCTATGTGCTGCGCCGGGGCATTGCGGTGGGCAGCTGCTCCCTGGAGgccagggcctgcttcctggccATCCGATTGCTCCTAAGCCTCAGCCAGCATGAGGAGGTCTTGCCCTTCGCCGAGCGCCTGCAGCTTCTCTCTGGACACCCTCCTGCCTCGGATGCTGTGGCCACCATCTTGACTTTTCTGTATGATAAGAAATATCTTCCACACCTTGCAGTGGCCTCTGTCCGGCAATGTGGTGCCCAGAATGCCCAAGGGATGTCCCTTCCCATTTGGCAGGTCCACCTGGTTCTCCAGAACAGCACCAAGCTCCTTGGTATTCCCTCCTCAAGCTGGGGTGAAGTTTCCACCCTGGCGTGCCCGACACTCAGGCAGGCGCTGGCTGCCTGTGAGGAGCAGGCAGATCGGAGCACCCAGAGGGCCCTGTGTCTCATCCTGTCCAAAGTGTACCTCCAACACAGGTCTCCTGATGGTGCCATCCACTACCTGAGCCAAGCCTTGGTGCTAGGGCAGCTGCTGAGTGAGCAGGAGGCCTTCgagtcttccctctgcctggcctggGCCTATCTCTTAGCCAGCCAGGCGAAGAAGGCTTTGGACATCCTTGAGCCACTCTTATACTCCATGCAGGAGACAGAGAGTGTTACCCAAAAGGGGGTGGTCCATAACCTCCTGGGACTTGCACTTCAAGGTGAAGGCCGGGTGAACAGGGCGGCCAAGAGCTATTTCCGGGCCTTGAACAGAGCCCGGGAGACGGGGGATGTGCGTAACCAGGCGGTGACTTTGGCTAATCTTGGCCACCTGACTCTCAAGTCCCGGGCTCAGTGGCCGGCCAGAGACTATCTCCTGCAGGCAGTCCGACTCTATTCTGAACTCCAGGCCAGCATGGAGACAGACATGGAATTAGTACAGGTGCTTCTCTGGCTGGCCCAAGTCCTGGTGTATGGACACCAGCTGACCAGTGGCCGCCTCTGTTATGAAACGGCGCTGCTGTTTGGCTTAAGCCATCGACACCTAAAGA GTCAGCTTCAGGTCACCAAATCCCTCTGCCATTTCTACAGCTCTGTGTCCCCAAACCCTGAGGCATGCATCACCTACCACGAGCACTGGCTGACCCTGGCTCAGCAACTCAGGGACCGGGAGATGGAGGGGAGGCTGCTGGAGTCCCTTGGGCAGCTCTATCGGAACCTGAACACAGCCAG GTCCCTCAGGAGGTCCCTCACCTGCATCAAGGAAAGCCTGCGTATCTTCATTGacctggaggagagagacaaggcgGCCGAGGCCTGGCTCGGGGCTGGGCGACTTCACTACCTCATGCAGGAAGATGAGCTGGTGGAGCTGTACCTGCAG GCAGCCATCCAGAAAGCCCTGAAGTCAGAGGAGCCCTCCCTGGCTCTCAAACTCTATGAAGAAGCAGGTGACGTGTTCTTCAACGGGACCCGCCACAGGCATCGCGCAGTGGAGTATTATCGA GCTGGGGCTGTTCCTTTAGCAAGGAGGATGAAGGCGGTGAGAAGCGAGCTCCGGATTTTCAACAAGCTGACAGAGCTGCAGATCAGCCTGGAAGGCTATGAGAAGGCTTTAGAATTTGCCACCCTGGCGGCCAGACTCAGCACAGTCACAG GAGATCAGAGGCAGGAGCTGGTGGCCTTTCACCGTCTGGCTACTGTGTACTATTCCCTGCACATGTACGAGATGGCTGAGGACTGCTACCTGAAGACTCTGTCCCTCTGTCCACCTTGGCTGCAGAGTCCCAAGGAAGCCTTGTACTATGCCAAGGTGTATTATCGCCTGGGCCGACTCACCTTCTACCAGCTGAAG GATGCCCATGATGCCACTGATTACTTCTGGCTGGCCCTGGCAGCAGCGGTCCTGTTGGGTGATGAGAAGCTG
- the SH3TC2 gene encoding SH3 domain and tetratricopeptide repeat-containing protein 2 isoform X4, with amino-acid sequence MSDLTLSFSVKSRSKRCVNGPLQEAARRRLWALENEDQEDLSARLVGIQSQRAQFLITFKTMEEIWKFSTYLHLGYVSACLEHLLFDHKYWLNSRLVEDTEIQVSVDDKHLESIYLGLLIQEGHFFCRAMCSVAQPAEKEGEYLTLYKNELISVKIAEGGSEWEGVSLATGQRGLVPVSALEPLPLPFHQWFLKNYPGSCGLSRKRDWTGSYQIGRGKCKAWKEYEREENDELDLRQGESIEIIGFVIPGLQWFIGKSTRSGEVGFVPTRNIDPDSFSPVSKNSAFFSDEERWSLWVLGSDRKAECANFLRTLAHTDITSVYRLSGFESIQNLPNDLSASQPEGFKEARPGGAWEEHQAVGSRQSSSSEDSSLEEELLSAASDNYHLLETDDLDDPELLMDLNTGQEEEEAENFAPILAFLDHKGYADHFKSLYDFSFSFLTSSFYSFSEEDELVAYLEVSRKWAKRNHMTWAHARLCFLLGRLSVRKVKLSQARVYFEEAIHILNGAFEDLSLVAALYINLAAIYLRQRLRHKGSALLEKAAALLACLPDRESSAKNELEVVAYVLRRGIAVGSCSLEARACFLAIRLLLSLSQHEEVLPFAERLQLLSGHPPASDAVATILTFLYDKKYLPHLAVASVRQCGAQNAQGMSLPIWQVHLVLQNSTKLLGIPSSSWGEVSTLACPTLRQALAACEEQADRSTQRALCLILSKVYLQHRSPDGAIHYLSQALVLGQLLSEQEAFESSLCLAWAYLLASQAKKALDILEPLLYSMQETESVTQKGVVHNLLGLALQGEGRVNRAAKSYFRALNRARETGDVRNQAVTLANLGHLTLKSRAQWPARDYLLQAVRLYSELQASMETDMELVQVLLWLAQVLVYGHQLTSGRLCYETALLFGLSHRHLKSQLQVTKSLCHFYSSVSPNPEACITYHEHWLTLAQQLRDREMEGRLLESLGQLYRNLNTARSLRRSLTCIKESLRIFIDLEERDKAAEAWLGAGRLHYLMQEDELVELYLQAAIQKALKSEEPSLALKLYEEAGDVFFNGTRHRHRAVEYYRAGAVPLARRMKAVRSELRIFNKLTELQISLEGYEKALEFATLAARLSTVTGDQRQELVAFHRLATVYYSLHMYEMAEDCYLKTLSLCPPWLQSPKEALYYAKVYYRLGRLTFYQLKDAHDATDYFWLALAAAVLLGDEKLQDTIRSRLDNICQSPLWHSSPSGRSSERARWLSGGGLAL; translated from the exons ATGTCAG ACCTGACGCTCTCCTTCAGTGTGAAGAGCCGCTCCAAGAGGTGTGTGAACGGCCCCTTGCAGGAAGCAGCCAGGAGGCGCCTCTGGGCGCTGGAGAATGAGGACCAGGAG GACCTCTCAGCAAGGTTGGTGGGTATCCAGTCCCAGAGGGCCCAGTTCCTCATCACCTTCAAGACCATGGAGGAAATCTGGAAGTTCTCCACCTACCTGCACTTAG GCTATGTATCTGCATGTCTGGAGCATCTTCTCTTTGACCACAAGTACTGGCTCAACAGCAGATTGGTGGAGGATACAGAGATCCAAGTGTCAGTAGATGATAAACACCTGGAATCAATATACCTGGGACTCCTGATACAGGAAG GCCACTTCTTCTGCAGAGCCATGTGCTCCGTGGCTCAGCCAGCTGAGAAGGAAGGGGAGTATTTGACACTTTACAAGAACGAGTTAATCTCAGTGAAGATAGCTGAAGGAGGATCCGAGTGGGAAGGCGTGTCCTTGGCGACCGGTCAGCGGGGCCTGGTGCCCGTGTCAGCCCTGGAACCCCTGCCACTCCCTTTCCACCA ATGGTTCCTAAAGAATTATCCAGGAAGCTGCGGcctttccaggaagagggattggACAGGCTCCTACCAGATCG GCAGAGGGAAGTGTAAGGCCTGGAAGGAATATGAGAGGGAAGAAAACGATGAGCTGGATCTCCGCCAGGGAGAGAGCATCGAGATCATCGGCTTTGTCATCCCCGGGCTCCAGTGGTTCATTGGGAAGTCAACACGCTCAGGAGAAGTGGGCTTTGTCCCCACCAGGAACATAGATCCTGATTCTTTTTCCCCAGT GAGCAAGAACTCTGCCTTTTTCAGTGACGAGGAAAGATGGTCTCTGTGGGTCCTGGGAAGTGACAGGAAAGCTGAGTGTGCCAACTTCCTCCGCACGCTTGCTCATACTGACATCACGTCTGTCTACCGGCTTA GTGGGTTTGAATCCATCCAGAATCTTCCAAATGATCTGAGCG CATCCCAGCCCGAAGGCTTCAAGGAGGCCCGGCCTGGTGGAGCCTGGGAGGAGCACCAGGCTGTGGGCTCCAGACAATCCAGCAGCTCTGAGGACTccagcctggaggaggagctcCTTTCAGCCGCCTCAGACAACTATCACCTGCTGGAGACTGATGACCTTGATGACCCGGAACTTCTCATGGACCTAAACACTGgtcaagaggaggaggaggctgagaacTTTGCCCCCATCTTGGCTTTTCTGGATCACAAGGGTTATGCTGACCATTTTAAGAGCCTCTAcgatttctccttctctttcctcacatCTTCTTTCTACAGCTTCTCTGAGGAGGATGAGCTTGTGGCCTACCTGGAGGTCTCGAGGAAGTGGGCCAAGAGGAACCACATGACCTGGGCCCACGCCCGTCTCTGCTTCCTCTTGGGCCGGCTGAGCGTCAGGAAGGTCAAACTCTCTCAGGCCAGGGTGTACTTTGAGGAGGCCATCCACATTCTCAATGGGGCATTTGAGGACCTATCCTTGGTGGCTGCTCTGTACATCAATTTGGCTGCCATCTACCTGAGGCAGAGGCTGAGGCATAAAGGCTCGGCCCTGCTGGAAAAGGCAGCTGCCCTCTTGGCTTGCCTTCCTGACCGTGAGTCTAGTGCCAAGAACGAGCTTGAGGTGGTGGCCTATGTGCTGCGCCGGGGCATTGCGGTGGGCAGCTGCTCCCTGGAGgccagggcctgcttcctggccATCCGATTGCTCCTAAGCCTCAGCCAGCATGAGGAGGTCTTGCCCTTCGCCGAGCGCCTGCAGCTTCTCTCTGGACACCCTCCTGCCTCGGATGCTGTGGCCACCATCTTGACTTTTCTGTATGATAAGAAATATCTTCCACACCTTGCAGTGGCCTCTGTCCGGCAATGTGGTGCCCAGAATGCCCAAGGGATGTCCCTTCCCATTTGGCAGGTCCACCTGGTTCTCCAGAACAGCACCAAGCTCCTTGGTATTCCCTCCTCAAGCTGGGGTGAAGTTTCCACCCTGGCGTGCCCGACACTCAGGCAGGCGCTGGCTGCCTGTGAGGAGCAGGCAGATCGGAGCACCCAGAGGGCCCTGTGTCTCATCCTGTCCAAAGTGTACCTCCAACACAGGTCTCCTGATGGTGCCATCCACTACCTGAGCCAAGCCTTGGTGCTAGGGCAGCTGCTGAGTGAGCAGGAGGCCTTCgagtcttccctctgcctggcctggGCCTATCTCTTAGCCAGCCAGGCGAAGAAGGCTTTGGACATCCTTGAGCCACTCTTATACTCCATGCAGGAGACAGAGAGTGTTACCCAAAAGGGGGTGGTCCATAACCTCCTGGGACTTGCACTTCAAGGTGAAGGCCGGGTGAACAGGGCGGCCAAGAGCTATTTCCGGGCCTTGAACAGAGCCCGGGAGACGGGGGATGTGCGTAACCAGGCGGTGACTTTGGCTAATCTTGGCCACCTGACTCTCAAGTCCCGGGCTCAGTGGCCGGCCAGAGACTATCTCCTGCAGGCAGTCCGACTCTATTCTGAACTCCAGGCCAGCATGGAGACAGACATGGAATTAGTACAGGTGCTTCTCTGGCTGGCCCAAGTCCTGGTGTATGGACACCAGCTGACCAGTGGCCGCCTCTGTTATGAAACGGCGCTGCTGTTTGGCTTAAGCCATCGACACCTAAAGA GTCAGCTTCAGGTCACCAAATCCCTCTGCCATTTCTACAGCTCTGTGTCCCCAAACCCTGAGGCATGCATCACCTACCACGAGCACTGGCTGACCCTGGCTCAGCAACTCAGGGACCGGGAGATGGAGGGGAGGCTGCTGGAGTCCCTTGGGCAGCTCTATCGGAACCTGAACACAGCCAG GTCCCTCAGGAGGTCCCTCACCTGCATCAAGGAAAGCCTGCGTATCTTCATTGacctggaggagagagacaaggcgGCCGAGGCCTGGCTCGGGGCTGGGCGACTTCACTACCTCATGCAGGAAGATGAGCTGGTGGAGCTGTACCTGCAG GCAGCCATCCAGAAAGCCCTGAAGTCAGAGGAGCCCTCCCTGGCTCTCAAACTCTATGAAGAAGCAGGTGACGTGTTCTTCAACGGGACCCGCCACAGGCATCGCGCAGTGGAGTATTATCGA GCTGGGGCTGTTCCTTTAGCAAGGAGGATGAAGGCGGTGAGAAGCGAGCTCCGGATTTTCAACAAGCTGACAGAGCTGCAGATCAGCCTGGAAGGCTATGAGAAGGCTTTAGAATTTGCCACCCTGGCGGCCAGACTCAGCACAGTCACAG GAGATCAGAGGCAGGAGCTGGTGGCCTTTCACCGTCTGGCTACTGTGTACTATTCCCTGCACATGTACGAGATGGCTGAGGACTGCTACCTGAAGACTCTGTCCCTCTGTCCACCTTGGCTGCAGAGTCCCAAGGAAGCCTTGTACTATGCCAAGGTGTATTATCGCCTGGGCCGACTCACCTTCTACCAGCTGAAG GATGCCCATGATGCCACTGATTACTTCTGGCTGGCCCTGGCAGCAGCGGTCCTGTTGGGTGATGAGAAGCTG